In Humulus lupulus chromosome 7, drHumLupu1.1, whole genome shotgun sequence, the following are encoded in one genomic region:
- the LOC133788346 gene encoding ABC transporter I family member 20, with product MASKENAEALIEINGLRFTYPGIDGHPPPGSKPLIDNFSLTLNSGDRCLLVGSNGAGKTTILKILGGKHMVEPHMVRVLGRSAFHDTALTSSGDLCYLGGEWRRDVAFAGFEVPIQMDISAEKLIFGVAGIDPQRRAELLKVLDIDLSWRMHKVSDGQRRRVQICMGLLKPFKVLLLDEITVDLDVLARADLLKFLRKECEEKGATIIYATHIFDGLEEWPSHIIYVAKGTLQLALPMDKVKEMSKLSLMRTVESWLRKERDDERKIRKERKERGLPEFEDKIDGSRVTGDPARAAVLAVNNGWAAGRLNSTIAGEENFVFSSNRVLRQ from the exons ATGGCTTCCAAAGAGAATGCAGAGGCATTGATCGAGATCAACGGACTGAGGTTCACCTACCCGGGAATCGATGGCCATCCTCCGCCGGGCTCCAAGCCTCTGATTGATaacttctctctcactctcaactCCGGCGACCGCTGCCTTCTTGTTGGATCTAATGGAGCTG GGAAAACGACAATTTTGAAGATATTAGGAGGGAAGCACATGGTGGAGCCTCATATGGTTCGAGTGCTCGGAAGGTCGGCTTTTCATGACACTGCTCTTACCTCCTCTGGTGATCTCTGTTATCTTGGAGGAGAG TGGAGGCGGGATGTTGCTTTTGCAGGGTTCGAAGTTCCAATTCAGATGGACATTTCTGCTGAGAAATTGATATTTGGGGTTGCTGGAATTGATCCCCAAAGAAGAGCTGAGCTATTGAAG GTTCTAGATATTGATCTTTCATGGAGAATGCACAAAGTATCCGATGGCCAGAGAAGGCGGGTTCAAATATGCATGGGTCTCCTGAAGCCATTTAAG GTTCTACTTCTTGATGAGATAACAGTTGACCTTGATGTGCTAGCAAGAGCCGATCTCTTAAAGTTTCTGAGAAAAGAATGTGAAGAGAAAGGTGCCACAATTATTTATGCAACACATATATTTGACGGTCTGGAGGAATGGCCATCACATATT ATCTATGTGGCTAAGGGAACGTTGCAACTAGCTCTGCCTATGGATAAAGTTAAGGAGATGAGCAAATTGTCTTTAATG AGAACAGTTGAGAGTTGGCTGAGAAAAGAACGAGACGATGAGAGGAAGATAcggaaggaaagaaaggaaagaggtCTTCCTGAATTTGAAGACAAGATTGATGGCAGCCGTGTGACTGGCGATCCAGCTCGTGCAGCTGTACTTGCAGTCAATAATGGTTGGGCAGCAGGAAGACTGAACTCCACCATTGCTGGAGAAGAGAACTTTGTTTTCAGCTCAAACAGAGTCTTAAGACAGTAG